A window of the Gorilla gorilla gorilla isolate KB3781 chromosome 8, NHGRI_mGorGor1-v2.1_pri, whole genome shotgun sequence genome harbors these coding sequences:
- the LOC109028457 gene encoding ribosomal biogenesis factor-like isoform X2, translated as MAKNKFRGQKSRNVFRIASQKSFKAKNRVKPITANLKKIHIMNDEKLIPQRRHESKPVNVDEARKLMAQL; from the exons ATGGCCAAGAACAAATTTAGAGGGCAGAAGTCCAGGAACGTATTTCGCATAGCTAGCCAAAAAAGCTTTAAGGCTAAAAACAGAGTAAAACCAATTACCGCTAATCTTAAGAAGATACACATTATGAATGATGAAaaa CTGATTCCTCAGCGGCGTCATGAGAGCAAACCAGTTAATGTTGATGAAGCTAGAAAACTAATGGCTCAGCTGTAA
- the LOC109028457 gene encoding ribosomal biogenesis factor-like isoform X1 translates to MAKNKFRGQKSRNVFRIASQKSFKAKNRVKPITANLKKIHIMNDEKVSRVNKAFVSVQEELPHFSKGLSLDLLQKELIPQRRHESKPVNVDEARKLMAQL, encoded by the coding sequence ATGGCCAAGAACAAATTTAGAGGGCAGAAGTCCAGGAACGTATTTCGCATAGCTAGCCAAAAAAGCTTTAAGGCTAAAAACAGAGTAAAACCAATTACCGCTAATCTTAAGAAGATACACATTATGAATGATGAAaaagtcagcagagtaaacaaagCTTTTGTAAGTGTACAAGAGGAACTTCCACATTTCTCAAAAGGCCTTTCTCTTGATCTTCTGCAGAAAGAGCTGATTCCTCAGCGGCGTCATGAGAGCAAACCAGTTAATGTTGATGAAGCTAGAAAACTAATGGCTCAGCTGTAA